The Mucilaginibacter mallensis genome has a segment encoding these proteins:
- a CDS encoding KTSC domain-containing protein — MQRHPVRSSVLDSVGYDPGAKILELEFREGGVWTYFNFPKPTYKRFISAESLGVFFVKRIKGKYPELRVK; from the coding sequence ATGCAAAGGCATCCGGTACGGTCATCGGTTTTAGATAGCGTGGGTTACGATCCCGGCGCTAAAATTCTTGAACTTGAATTTAGGGAGGGCGGCGTGTGGACTTACTTTAACTTTCCGAAGCCAACCTATAAAAGATTTATTAGTGCAGAATCATTGGGCGTTTTTTTTGTAAAGCGGATAAAAGGTAAATATCCCGAGCTGCGTGTAAAGTAA
- a CDS encoding YXWGXW repeat-containing protein has translation MKNVKKVLFLFIAISAFTVAKSQAQVVVVVRPERPREVVVERPVAPSPRHVWVAEEWTPAGGRYVYHGGYWALPPHPHAVWRAGHWRHHRGGYMWVQGRWA, from the coding sequence ATGAAAAATGTAAAGAAAGTTCTGTTTTTATTTATTGCCATATCTGCTTTTACAGTTGCTAAAAGTCAGGCACAGGTTGTTGTAGTTGTTCGCCCTGAACGCCCGAGAGAGGTTGTTGTGGAAAGGCCCGTAGCACCTTCACCACGCCACGTTTGGGTGGCCGAAGAGTGGACACCAGCGGGAGGCAGATATGTTTACCACGGTGGCTATTGGGCGCTTCCGCCACACCCGCACGCAGTTTGGAGAGCAGGCCACTGGCGTCATCACAGGGGCGGATATATGTGGGTACAGGGTCGTTGGGCGTAA
- a CDS encoding outer membrane beta-barrel protein gives MKFFFGCLLSALLLGTYSYSHAQTGMSLITGKILTEKHIPAEDATVTLLSLPDSSVVKTTTSGQTGVFKFDNIVPGLYLLSIHKIGYSKYYTGQYHLLAGKTTAISELTLSPVNQQLGEVSITAKKDYIQVQPDKTVLNVDRSILSAGNSVLDILTTAPGVRVRDNSILFKGGQKALIAINGKPVGNLTDDQLADLLKSYQGNMISQIELIANPSAKYDATGGGGVINIILKKSKDLGFRASIVESAAYGQDYKFSSGINLNYRTDKFNFFGNYSFADNKLPRLLDIDRNIYDDNLLTNIDVNYNSTSYTKTNNYNAGVDYSITPKQTVGALFYGYHNQAGIDKFSSTYIRNNGSLDSILTTQSHVDRAITNLNYNLNYKGSFGKNNGTSLTADFDYSTYDRSSFELINNYFYLTNGTPYRAPLFYTDNSPSSINIRSERIDFSQQLSKSSNLSAGLKDNQVNSDNTIAFNQGADTVNFLPIPSLTDHFIYKERINAAYAAYSDKFGKSDLTLGLRAEQTSSYGKSYHPDKTVARSYFDLFPNIQWTQAVDTNNMLSIGYDRRITRPNYQDLNPFVGFIGQYSYSTGNPFLKPEYYNVYSISDLYKDKYKVELRLTVTQDMFAPVYEQNDSTKIYVTTLNNIGTRYEYEAEFTIPVDITKWWNVNIDLDAGYAKYIYNQDSARKSTYELNLQLNQSFTINKGLKAELYGFYSSPTYYGIKQYKAQYAVRAGLSQSVLHNNGSIRLMVTDIFNSDQYQYTSNYSNLDLTGKEKVGSRFAMLTFTYRFGKSTVKGPSRRTGGNVDDQKRLSGSSNEN, from the coding sequence ATGAAGTTTTTTTTCGGATGCTTATTGTCGGCGCTACTGTTAGGCACATATAGCTATTCGCACGCACAAACAGGTATGTCGTTAATTACAGGTAAAATACTGACAGAAAAGCATATACCTGCCGAAGATGCCACTGTAACACTTCTTAGCCTTCCTGATTCATCTGTGGTTAAAACAACTACATCTGGCCAAACCGGCGTGTTTAAATTTGATAACATTGTGCCTGGCTTATACCTGCTTTCCATCCATAAAATAGGGTATAGTAAATATTATACCGGGCAATACCATTTACTTGCCGGTAAAACAACAGCCATCAGCGAGCTCACTTTATCGCCCGTAAATCAGCAGCTGGGCGAAGTAAGCATTACTGCCAAAAAAGACTATATACAAGTGCAGCCGGATAAAACGGTGTTGAATGTTGACAGGAGCATACTTTCGGCAGGCAATTCAGTGTTGGACATATTAACTACCGCGCCAGGTGTACGTGTTAGGGATAACAGTATTTTATTTAAAGGTGGTCAAAAGGCTTTGATAGCTATAAATGGCAAGCCGGTAGGTAATCTTACTGATGATCAGCTGGCCGACCTGTTGAAAAGTTACCAGGGCAATATGATTAGCCAGATAGAGCTGATAGCAAATCCATCAGCTAAATATGATGCTACGGGTGGCGGCGGGGTGATCAATATCATACTGAAAAAGAGTAAAGATCTTGGCTTTAGGGCAAGTATTGTTGAAAGTGCAGCATACGGACAGGATTACAAATTTAGCAGCGGTATTAACCTTAATTACCGTACAGATAAATTTAATTTTTTTGGGAACTATAGCTTTGCCGATAATAAGCTGCCGCGCTTGCTGGATATTGACCGTAATATTTATGACGATAACCTGCTAACTAATATTGATGTAAATTATAACAGCACATCATATACAAAAACAAACAACTATAATGCAGGCGTTGATTACAGTATTACACCAAAGCAAACTGTAGGTGCTCTGTTTTATGGTTACCATAACCAGGCAGGGATTGATAAATTCAGTTCTACTTATATCAGGAATAATGGGTCATTGGATTCTATCCTTACCACGCAATCGCATGTGGATAGGGCTATTACTAATCTCAATTATAACCTAAACTACAAAGGCAGCTTTGGTAAAAATAACGGGACATCACTAACAGCCGATTTTGATTACTCAACCTACGACAGGAGCTCTTTTGAATTGATTAATAATTATTTCTATCTCACAAACGGCACACCCTACCGTGCGCCTTTATTTTATACTGATAATTCCCCATCATCTATCAATATCCGTTCCGAACGTATTGATTTTAGTCAGCAGTTAAGCAAAAGCAGTAATTTAAGCGCCGGGTTAAAAGATAACCAGGTAAACAGCGATAATACTATAGCTTTTAACCAGGGTGCAGATACCGTAAATTTTTTGCCCATACCCTCTTTAACAGACCACTTTATATATAAGGAGCGTATAAATGCAGCCTATGCAGCCTATAGCGATAAGTTTGGGAAAAGCGATCTTACACTTGGCCTGCGTGCCGAGCAAACGAGCTCATACGGTAAATCATACCACCCTGATAAAACGGTAGCCCGCAGTTATTTTGATCTTTTTCCGAATATACAATGGACACAGGCTGTTGATACAAATAACATGCTTTCAATTGGTTATGACCGCCGTATAACGCGTCCCAACTACCAGGACCTGAACCCTTTTGTTGGTTTTATTGGCCAATACTCCTATAGTACAGGCAATCCATTTTTAAAGCCGGAGTACTACAACGTGTACTCAATTTCAGATCTTTATAAAGATAAATACAAGGTTGAGCTGCGCTTAACGGTAACGCAGGATATGTTTGCCCCGGTTTATGAGCAAAACGATTCGACCAAAATATACGTAACCACTTTAAATAACATTGGCACGCGGTACGAGTACGAAGCTGAATTTACCATACCGGTTGATATTACCAAATGGTGGAATGTTAATATAGACCTTGATGCCGGTTATGCAAAGTATATCTATAATCAGGACAGCGCCCGTAAATCAACCTATGAATTAAATCTGCAGCTCAATCAAAGCTTTACTATAAATAAAGGCTTAAAAGCTGAGCTATATGGATTTTATTCTTCGCCAACTTACTACGGTATTAAGCAATATAAAGCGCAATATGCGGTACGTGCTGGCCTTAGTCAGTCGGTACTGCATAACAATGGCAGCATAAGGCTAATGGTTACTGATATTTTTAATAGTGATCAATATCAGTATACCTCCAATTATTCCAATCTCGATCTTACAGGCAAGGAAAAAGTGGGGAGCCGGTTTGCGATGCTAACTTTCACCTATCGTTTTGGCAAGTCGACTGTTAAGGGGCCGTCACGGCGTACAGGAGGTAACGTTGATGACCAAAAAAGGTTAAGTGGCAGTTCAAACGAGAATTAA
- a CDS encoding OmpA family protein produces MKMKFFMPAILLVVAVASGCVSTKKYQALQADNANLQKKNDEVMQSYQVTQQELAGSKSRVTSLEEQIAAANANTAALQDALNKCLAGNNQGGMNISKLVDQINASNAYIKELVNSKNKSDSLNMVLTNNLTRSLSPDETKDVDVKVLKGVVYVSLSDNMIYKSGSYEISDRAGATLAKIAKIINDYSTYDVLVEGNTDNVPISQKNIRNNWDLSTLRASSVVMALQNTYGVDPKRLTAGGRGEFNPIADNSSPAGKSQNRRTEIIITPKLDQFMALIGKAPAPGATTVPTVPAPAPGQ; encoded by the coding sequence ATGAAAATGAAATTCTTTATGCCAGCTATATTGCTGGTGGTAGCCGTAGCCTCAGGTTGTGTAAGCACAAAAAAATACCAGGCTTTACAAGCAGATAACGCCAATTTACAAAAAAAGAATGACGAGGTAATGCAAAGTTACCAGGTAACTCAGCAGGAGCTTGCCGGCTCAAAAAGCCGTGTTACCAGCCTTGAAGAGCAAATTGCAGCGGCAAATGCCAATACAGCTGCCTTACAGGATGCACTAAATAAATGTTTGGCCGGTAACAATCAGGGTGGTATGAACATCTCAAAACTGGTTGACCAGATAAACGCGTCTAATGCCTATATCAAGGAACTGGTAAACTCAAAAAACAAAAGCGACTCGCTTAATATGGTGTTAACCAACAACCTTACCCGCTCGTTAAGTCCGGATGAGACAAAAGACGTAGATGTAAAAGTGCTTAAAGGCGTAGTTTATGTATCGCTATCTGATAACATGATCTACAAATCAGGCAGCTATGAAATTTCAGACCGGGCAGGAGCAACATTAGCTAAAATAGCCAAGATCATTAATGATTACTCTACTTATGATGTGCTGGTAGAAGGTAATACCGATAATGTTCCCATTTCACAAAAGAATATCCGTAATAACTGGGACCTGAGTACATTAAGGGCATCATCAGTAGTTATGGCATTACAGAACACCTACGGCGTTGACCCTAAACGCTTAACAGCAGGTGGTCGTGGTGAGTTTAACCCAATTGCTGATAACAGCTCTCCAGCCGGCAAATCACAAAACAGGCGTACTGAAATTATTATAACACCAAAACTGGATCAGTTTATGGCCCTTATTGGCAAAGCACCGGCACCAGGCGCAACTACTGTACCAACAGTACCGGCACCAGCTCCGGGTCAATAA
- the ligA gene encoding NAD-dependent DNA ligase LigA produces the protein MSPEEAKKRIKALLAEIKQHNYNYYVLAMPTINDFGFDKLLEELIALEKQFPEFADPDSPTQKVGGFITKEFKTVQHKWPMLSLGNTYSEQELLDFDQRVKKAIGDNFEYVCELKFDGLSMSLTYEDGKLARAVTRGDGVQGDEVTPNVRTIHSIPKRLDEGNYPQHFEIRGEVFMHLKAFERLNEERIENGEIPYANPRNFASGTIKLQDSSEVAKRPLDSFMYFLYTDKLLFKTHWESLQAVKSWGFPVNSHSKLCTDITEVLAFINKWDKERYNLSYDIDGIVVKVNNYSQQQELGFTAKSPRWAIAYKFKAEQVETELLSVSYQVGRTGAVTPVANLKPVLLAGTTVKRATLHNANEILRLDLHEGDSVYVEKGGEIIPKIISVNPAKRKPDAEPIVYRTTCPACGTTLERKEGEAAFYCPNDEGCPPQIVGKMQHFIDRKAMNIDGLGDETIDTLYQKGFIKHISDLYTLYQHSDELKLLGRFGEKSINNMLDGIELSKKMPFEKVLFGLGIRYVGQTVAKKLVQHFKTIEKLKIASFDELITAEEIGERIANSILEYFNDENHKEEIEKLKNHGLQFVAEEKELNLQSEKLAGKSFIISGVFENYSRDELKDIIEQNNGKILSSISTKLSYIVGGNNMGPAKLEKAQKLNIPIISAGELLEMLNQ, from the coding sequence ATGTCACCAGAAGAAGCAAAAAAAAGAATTAAGGCATTATTGGCTGAAATAAAACAGCACAATTACAACTACTACGTGTTGGCTATGCCCACTATTAATGATTTTGGCTTTGATAAGCTCCTGGAAGAACTCATCGCCCTTGAAAAGCAATTCCCTGAATTTGCTGACCCTGATTCCCCTACCCAAAAAGTGGGTGGTTTTATCACCAAAGAATTTAAAACTGTTCAGCATAAATGGCCCATGCTTTCGCTTGGCAACACTTACAGTGAACAGGAACTCCTGGATTTTGACCAACGCGTAAAAAAAGCTATCGGCGATAATTTTGAGTACGTGTGCGAGCTGAAATTCGATGGGCTATCCATGAGTCTCACTTATGAGGATGGCAAACTGGCACGTGCCGTAACCCGCGGCGATGGGGTACAGGGTGATGAGGTAACTCCCAATGTACGTACTATCCACAGCATCCCTAAACGCCTTGATGAGGGTAATTATCCGCAGCACTTTGAAATAAGGGGAGAAGTTTTTATGCACCTGAAAGCCTTTGAACGGCTAAATGAAGAGCGTATTGAAAACGGAGAAATACCATACGCCAACCCCAGGAATTTTGCATCGGGCACTATAAAATTACAAGACTCCAGCGAAGTGGCTAAACGCCCGCTGGATAGTTTCATGTATTTTCTATATACCGATAAACTGTTATTCAAAACCCATTGGGAAAGTTTGCAGGCTGTAAAAAGCTGGGGCTTCCCGGTAAATAGCCATAGCAAACTTTGTACTGACATTACTGAGGTATTAGCCTTTATTAACAAATGGGATAAGGAGCGCTATAACCTGAGCTATGATATTGATGGTATAGTAGTTAAGGTAAACAATTATTCACAGCAGCAGGAACTGGGCTTTACTGCCAAATCGCCACGCTGGGCCATTGCCTACAAATTTAAAGCTGAGCAGGTTGAAACAGAACTGCTCAGTGTAAGCTACCAGGTTGGCCGCACCGGGGCTGTTACCCCCGTTGCTAACCTAAAGCCGGTGCTGCTGGCAGGTACCACCGTAAAAAGGGCAACCCTGCATAATGCCAATGAAATTCTGAGGCTCGACCTGCATGAGGGTGATTCTGTTTACGTTGAAAAAGGTGGTGAGATCATCCCCAAGATCATCAGCGTAAACCCGGCAAAACGCAAGCCGGATGCCGAGCCAATTGTTTATCGCACTACTTGCCCCGCATGTGGCACAACGCTTGAGCGTAAAGAAGGCGAAGCTGCTTTCTACTGCCCCAATGATGAAGGCTGCCCGCCGCAGATAGTGGGTAAAATGCAGCATTTTATTGATCGTAAGGCCATGAATATTGATGGTTTGGGCGATGAAACAATTGACACCTTATATCAAAAGGGCTTCATTAAACACATAAGCGATCTCTACACTTTATACCAGCACAGCGATGAATTAAAGCTGCTGGGCCGATTTGGAGAAAAGTCTATCAACAATATGCTGGATGGTATTGAGCTATCGAAAAAAATGCCTTTTGAAAAAGTATTGTTCGGTTTAGGCATACGATATGTGGGGCAAACAGTAGCAAAAAAACTGGTTCAGCATTTTAAAACAATTGAAAAACTGAAGATTGCCAGCTTTGATGAACTAATTACAGCCGAAGAAATTGGTGAACGTATTGCCAACAGCATACTCGAATATTTCAATGATGAAAATCATAAAGAAGAGATTGAAAAACTAAAAAACCATGGCTTACAATTTGTAGCCGAAGAAAAGGAACTGAACCTACAAAGTGAGAAACTTGCAGGTAAAAGTTTCATTATATCTGGCGTGTTCGAAAACTATTCAAGAGATGAGCTAAAGGACATAATAGAGCAAAATAATGGTAAAATTTTAAGTAGTATTTCCACAAAATTAAGTTATATTGTAGGCGGTAATAATATGGGACCAGCAAAGCTTGAAAAAGCTCAAAAATTGAATATCCCTATTATTAGTGCAGGTGAATTATTAGAAATGCTGAATCAATAA
- a CDS encoding DUF1634 domain-containing protein: protein MAQKISFKDTDMQVVIGWVLRIGVIVSISIVFFGGIIFLYRHGQEVVDHRKFVGIPDFIQNFKGIMYGIVTFRGQAIIQFGIILLIATPILRVIFSTIGFVLEKDKLYIFISLLVLLIIFASMLSGHAG, encoded by the coding sequence ATGGCACAAAAGATCAGTTTTAAGGATACAGACATGCAGGTGGTTATAGGCTGGGTACTGCGCATAGGCGTAATTGTATCTATCAGTATCGTATTCTTCGGCGGTATTATTTTCCTTTACAGGCATGGTCAGGAGGTGGTTGACCATCGCAAATTTGTTGGCATACCCGATTTTATACAAAACTTTAAGGGGATTATGTACGGCATAGTTACCTTTAGGGGGCAGGCTATTATACAGTTCGGCATCATCCTGCTGATTGCTACGCCCATACTCCGGGTTATATTCTCAACAATAGGTTTTGTGCTCGAGAAGGACAAACTTTATATATTCATTAGCTTGCTGGTACTGCTTATCATATTTGCAAGCATGCTAAGTGGCCATGCCGGTTAA
- a CDS encoding pentapeptide repeat-containing protein translates to MSYTEKVVKGQEFQSCTFKRCDFTNSDFSHNKFIDCIFESCNLSLMKLNGAALNNAVFNNCKILGVNFSECQTMLFSVKFDGCILDYASFMGRKMVSTRFTKCSLKETTFSQANLSGSVFDQSDLSGAVFNRTDISSANFVTAYHYSIDPEINNIKKASFSADGLAGLLTKYQIRIV, encoded by the coding sequence ATGAGTTATACAGAGAAGGTTGTAAAAGGGCAGGAGTTTCAAAGCTGCACATTTAAACGCTGCGATTTTACCAACAGCGATTTTTCGCATAATAAATTTATCGACTGCATTTTTGAGAGTTGCAATTTATCGCTGATGAAGCTGAACGGCGCTGCCTTAAATAATGCCGTATTCAATAATTGTAAAATATTGGGAGTAAATTTCAGTGAGTGCCAAACCATGCTTTTCAGCGTAAAGTTTGATGGCTGTATACTGGATTATGCTTCATTTATGGGCCGCAAGATGGTGAGCACCAGGTTTACCAAATGCTCATTAAAGGAAACTACCTTTAGCCAGGCAAATTTATCGGGGAGTGTTTTTGATCAGTCAGACTTGTCGGGGGCAGTTTTTAACCGGACGGATATTAGCTCGGCAAACTTTGTAACTGCCTATCACTACAGTATCGACCCTGAAATAAACAATATCAAAAAGGCTTCTTTTTCGGCTGATGGCCTCGCAGGGCTTTTAACAAAATACCAGATCAGGATAGTCTGA
- a CDS encoding alpha/beta hydrolase, producing MKKVVFIFLTLFFTASVFAQAAPAAYEVVLNNFVKFYNAGEADSVFMMFSPEMKAAEPLDKFTSTTAQLKEQLGSLDQTTFAKYTQPVSAYKAKFKNGIFMLNLALNNDGKITGLFLKPQDEPAASTTSVDPSVTESPIALKTMAGSIAGTLTMPKTVNGKIPVVLIIAGSGATDRDGNCKNPVITANSYQLLAAALGKAGIASLRYDKRMVGQSVSADKENQMRFEDYIDDATALIGMLNDDGRFSKIIIAGHGQGALVGMMSVPDEPIKGFISLEGAGDPADKVLTEQMKSQPSYLGDEFKAMLDTLRKGKMTNNIDPALYYVARPSIQMFLMSWCRYDPQREIKKVKMPMLIIQGTTDLLYPVTQGLKLKSAKSNATYTIVRGMNYVLKDAPADREPNIATYQKPDLPLNQEMVTAVVDFINGLK from the coding sequence ATGAAAAAAGTTGTTTTTATTTTCCTTACCTTATTCTTTACAGCCAGCGTTTTTGCACAGGCAGCCCCTGCCGCTTATGAAGTTGTATTGAATAACTTTGTGAAGTTTTATAACGCAGGCGAGGCCGACAGCGTTTTTATGATGTTCAGTCCTGAAATGAAAGCGGCTGAACCGCTTGATAAGTTTACATCAACAACGGCTCAATTAAAAGAACAATTGGGCAGCCTTGACCAAACAACCTTTGCAAAATATACCCAGCCGGTATCCGCTTATAAAGCGAAATTCAAGAACGGCATTTTTATGCTTAACCTGGCATTAAACAACGACGGAAAAATAACCGGGTTGTTTTTAAAACCACAGGATGAACCGGCGGCTTCCACTACTTCTGTTGACCCATCGGTAACGGAATCGCCCATTGCTTTGAAAACTATGGCAGGCTCAATTGCGGGCACCTTAACCATGCCCAAAACCGTAAATGGCAAAATACCTGTGGTATTAATTATAGCCGGATCCGGCGCAACCGACCGTGATGGCAATTGCAAAAACCCTGTGATTACTGCCAACAGCTATCAATTACTGGCTGCGGCTTTGGGTAAAGCCGGCATTGCATCATTACGTTATGATAAGCGTATGGTTGGGCAAAGCGTAAGCGCCGACAAGGAAAACCAAATGCGTTTTGAAGATTATATTGATGATGCTACAGCCCTTATAGGTATGCTGAATGATGATGGCCGATTTTCGAAAATAATTATTGCCGGCCATGGCCAGGGCGCATTGGTTGGCATGATGTCGGTACCTGATGAGCCTATAAAAGGATTTATATCACTAGAAGGCGCTGGCGACCCTGCTGATAAGGTGTTAACCGAGCAAATGAAATCGCAGCCATCATACTTGGGCGATGAGTTTAAAGCTATGCTTGATACTTTGCGTAAAGGCAAAATGACTAATAATATCGATCCTGCTTTATATTACGTTGCAAGACCCTCCATTCAGATGTTCCTGATGTCGTGGTGCAGATACGATCCGCAACGCGAAATAAAGAAAGTTAAAATGCCCATGCTGATCATACAGGGCACTACCGATCTGTTATATCCGGTTACACAAGGCCTGAAACTAAAATCGGCAAAATCAAATGCCACATATACTATCGTAAGGGGAATGAATTATGTTTTAAAAGATGCCCCGGCAGATAGGGAGCCTAATATAGCCACCTACCAGAAACCCGACCTGCCACTTAACCAGGAAATGGTTACAGCTGTTGTAGATTTTATTAATGGATTAAAATAG
- a CDS encoding DUF885 domain-containing protein produces MNRKFLSIVLLITVFAACKKDSVGPTGIKDDAAFVVYESTFLDGLWKVNPDWATSVGYHKYDSLLLVPSNKTRDKQLEYYKSNLDSLSHYEIEKLSQNNRIDYQIMQNQLQYLQWDTEFLKEYEWNPTHYNVIGTFAYILNEHYAPLAKRLRNFYQKMANIPDYYKEAEKQIKNPVVELTNLAIDQHLNGVGTFEKDFADSLKKSNIPEAEQKQMLDRAAVSATAIRGFAAFLKGMKNDHPRDFRLGQEYYNDKFKYEIQSQYTSQQIFNAATERKKFVHHEMAQLSRQLWPKYFGTQAMPKDSMELISKVIDTIASRHVDADNFQSSIEQLIPKLTAFVRAKDLVTMDPSKPLVVRKEPGYMAGSGAGASMSSPGPYDKTGNSYFNVGSLAGYSPEQAESYLREYNNYTLQILCIHEAIPGHYVQLVYANQSPSLIKSIFGNNAMIEGWAVYGEQMMLDNGYGGDNPEMKLMWYKWHLRSVCNTILDYSVHAAGMTKDQAITFLTHEAFQQKTEAENKWKRVTVSSVQLDCYYTGYKEIMDLRELWKKDQGVNYTLKGFNEKFLSYGSAPVKYIKEAMMKKDTHDSGTGTGN; encoded by the coding sequence GTGAACAGAAAATTCTTATCCATCGTTCTTTTAATTACCGTTTTTGCGGCCTGTAAAAAGGACTCTGTAGGCCCAACAGGTATAAAAGATGATGCCGCATTTGTTGTGTATGAAAGTACTTTTTTAGATGGATTATGGAAAGTAAACCCCGACTGGGCAACCTCGGTAGGGTATCATAAATATGATAGTTTACTGTTGGTGCCAAGTAATAAAACAAGGGACAAACAGCTTGAATACTATAAATCAAACCTCGACTCACTATCGCATTACGAGATCGAGAAGCTATCGCAAAATAACCGCATAGATTATCAGATCATGCAAAACCAGCTGCAATACCTGCAATGGGATACCGAGTTTTTAAAGGAATATGAGTGGAACCCTACCCATTATAATGTGATAGGCACATTTGCTTATATCTTGAATGAGCATTACGCGCCGCTTGCCAAACGCCTGCGTAATTTCTACCAAAAAATGGCCAATATTCCTGATTACTATAAGGAGGCCGAAAAGCAGATCAAAAATCCGGTGGTTGAACTTACCAATCTGGCGATAGATCAACACCTGAACGGCGTTGGAACTTTTGAAAAGGATTTTGCCGATTCATTAAAAAAATCAAACATCCCCGAGGCCGAGCAAAAACAAATGCTCGACAGGGCGGCTGTGTCAGCTACCGCTATAAGAGGGTTCGCGGCATTCCTTAAAGGGATGAAAAACGATCACCCGCGCGATTTCAGGCTGGGTCAGGAATATTATAACGATAAGTTTAAATACGAGATACAATCACAATATACGTCGCAGCAAATATTTAACGCTGCAACCGAACGGAAAAAATTTGTTCATCATGAAATGGCACAATTGAGCCGCCAACTGTGGCCAAAATATTTTGGCACGCAAGCTATGCCAAAGGATAGCATGGAACTGATCAGCAAAGTGATTGATACTATCGCAAGCAGACACGTTGATGCGGATAACTTTCAATCATCAATTGAGCAGCTTATACCTAAGTTAACCGCTTTTGTGCGGGCAAAAGACCTGGTAACAATGGATCCTTCGAAACCACTGGTTGTACGTAAAGAGCCTGGCTATATGGCGGGCAGCGGCGCGGGTGCATCCATGAGTTCGCCTGGCCCGTATGATAAAACAGGAAACTCTTACTTCAACGTAGGCAGCCTGGCCGGCTATTCGCCCGAGCAGGCCGAAAGTTATTTGCGTGAGTACAATAACTACACTTTGCAAATACTATGCATCCACGAGGCTATACCGGGCCATTACGTGCAGTTGGTGTACGCTAATCAATCGCCAAGCTTAATTAAATCCATATTTGGCAATAATGCCATGATAGAGGGTTGGGCGGTTTATGGCGAACAAATGATGCTTGACAATGGTTACGGTGGTGACAACCCCGAAATGAAGCTAATGTGGTATAAATGGCACCTGCGCTCCGTTTGTAATACCATACTGGATTACAGTGTACATGCTGCTGGCATGACGAAAGACCAGGCCATTACTTTTCTTACCCACGAGGCCTTTCAGCAAAAAACTGAGGCCGAAAACAAATGGAAACGTGTAACCGTAAGCAGTGTACAACTGGATTGCTACTATACCGGCTATAAAGAAATTATGGACCTGCGCGAACTATGGAAAAAAGATCAGGGTGTTAATTATACTTTAAAGGGCTTTAATGAAAAATTCCTGAGCTATGGCAGTGCTCCTGTAAAATACATTAAGGAAGCCATGATGAAGAAAGATACACACGATAGTGGCACCGGAACAGGTAATTGA
- a CDS encoding DinB family protein, which yields MDNNNKTLVKELTKLLLGGNAHADMKTAVKGLPAELRGAVPDKLPYSIWQLVEHIRIAQWDMLRFCMDPHHKSPKWPEEYWPKESAPKNDEAWNESLEQINNDLDEFIGILEHSNLYEQIPGGSGQTILLEALQMADHTSYHVGEIIAIRRLLGAWK from the coding sequence ATGGATAATAACAATAAAACCTTAGTAAAAGAACTTACCAAATTGCTGCTTGGCGGCAATGCCCATGCCGATATGAAAACTGCCGTGAAAGGCCTGCCTGCTGAATTGCGTGGTGCAGTGCCCGATAAACTACCATATAGTATATGGCAACTGGTGGAACATATACGTATTGCCCAATGGGATATGCTGCGTTTTTGTATGGATCCGCACCACAAATCGCCAAAATGGCCCGAGGAATACTGGCCAAAGGAAAGCGCCCCAAAGAATGATGAGGCCTGGAATGAATCATTGGAGCAGATCAATAACGACCTTGATGAGTTTATTGGCATTTTAGAACACAGTAACCTGTACGAGCAAATTCCCGGCGGCAGCGGGCAAACCATATTACTGGAAGCTTTGCAAATGGCCGATCATACCTCGTACCACGTAGGCGAAATAATAGCGATAAGAAGATTATTAGGCGCCTGGAAATAG